A DNA window from Parus major isolate Abel chromosome 9, Parus_major1.1, whole genome shotgun sequence contains the following coding sequences:
- the DVL3 gene encoding segment polarity protein dishevelled homolog DVL-3 isoform X3, with translation MAAAETKIIYHLDEQETPYLVKLPIPAERVTLGDFKGLLNRPNYKFYFKSMDDDFGVVKEEISDDNAKLPCFNGRVVSWLVSAEGSHSDAGSVCADNQTELPPSMERTGGIGDSRPPSFHPNTGGSRENLDNETETDSVVSSQRERPRRTDGPEHAPRVNGTVKGERRRDLGGYESSSTLMSSELETTSFFDSDEDDSTSRFSSSTEQSSASRLMRRHKRRRRKQKAPRIERSSSFSSITDSTMSLNIITVTLNMEKYNFLGISIVGQSNERGDGGIYIGSIMKGGAVAADGRIEPGDMLLQVNDINFENMSNDDAVRVLREIVHKPGPITLTVAKCWDPSPRGCFSLPRSEPIRPIDPAAWVSHTAAMTGTYPAYGMSPSMSTITSTSSSITSSIPETERLDDFHLSIHSDMATIVKAMASPESGLEVRDRMWLKITIPNAFIGSDVVDWLYHHVEGFTDRRESRKYASNLLKAGYIRHTVNKITFSEQCYYIFGDLCGNMANLSLHDHDGSSGASDQDTLAPLPHPGAAPWPMAFPYQYPPPHPYNPHPGFPDPGYSYGGGSAGSQHSEGSRSSGSNRSGSERRKEREKTGESKSGGSGSESDHTTRSSMRRERAASERSVPASQHSQRSQHSLAHSIRSHHSQQSYGPPGLPPLFSPPMLLMPPPPSAMGPPGAPPGRDLASVPPELTASRQSFRMAMGNPTKNYGVFDFL, from the exons ggTGGTGAAAGAAGAGATCTCGGATGACAATGCCAAGCTTCCCTGCTTCAATGGCCGGGTGGTGTCGTGG CTGGTGTCTGCAGAGGGTTCCCATTCAGATGCTGGCTCGGTCTGTGCCGATAACCAGACAGAGCTGCCACCCTCCATGGAGCGCACAGGAGGAATTGGAGACTCCAGGCCCCCCTCTTTCCA CCCTAACACTGGGGGGAGTCGGGAGAACTTGGATAATGAGACAGAGACAGACTCGGTGGTGTCATCACAGAGGGAACGACCTCGTCGCACAGATGGGCCTGAGCATG CACCCAGGGTAAATGGGACAGTGAAGGGAGAGCGGCGCCGAGATCTGGGTGGGTACGAGAGCTCCTCCACACTCATGAGCAGCGAGCTGGAGACCACCAGCTTCTTTGATTCAGATGAAGATGACTCCACCAGCAG GTTTAGCAGTTCAACAGAGCAAAGCAGTGCTTCCCGTCTAATGAGGAGGCACAAGCGACGCCGGCGGAAACAGAAGGCTCCTCGCATTGAGCGG TCCTCATCCTTCAGCAGCATCACAGACTCCACCATGTCCCTGAACATCATCACGGTCACGCTGAATATGG AGAAATACAACTTTCTGGGCATTTCTATTGTGGGACAGAGCAATGAGCGTGGGGATGGAGGCATTTACATTGGCTCTATCATGAAGGGAGGCGCTGTGGCAGCTGATGGCAGGATTGAGCCAGGAGACATGCTCTTACAG GTAAATGACATCAACTTCGAGAACATGAGCAATGATGATGCTGTGCGAGTGCTGAGGGAGATTGTGCACAAGCCGGG GCCCATCACCCTGACTGTGGCCAAGTGCTGGGACCCCAGTCCGCGGGGCTGCTTCTCGTTACCCAGGA GTGAGCCCATCCGGCCCATCGACCCGGCAGCCTGGGTGTCTCACACGGCAGCGATGACTGGCACCTACCCAGCGTACGGTATGAGTCCATCCATGAGCACAATCACTTCCACCAGCTCCTCCATCACCAGCTCCATCCCAGAGACTGAAC GCCTCGATGACTTTCACCTGTCCATCCACAGTGACATGGCCACCATTGTCAAAGCCATGGCCTCACCAGAGTCAGGCCTCGAGGTGCGTGACCGCATGTGGCTGAAGATCACCATCCCCAATGCCTTCATTG GTTCGGATGTGGTAGATTGGCTCTATCACCACGTGGAGGGCTTTACAGACCGCCGTGAGTCCCGCAAATATGCCAGCAATCTGCTGAAGGCTGGCTACATCCGACACACCGTGAACAAGATCACCTTCTCGGAGCAGTGCTATTACATCTTCGGGGACCTCTGTGGAA ACATGGCTAATCTGTCTCTTCATGATCACGATGGTTCCAGTGGTGCCTCTGATCAGGACACTTTGGCTCCGCTCCCCCACCCAGGAGCTGCACCCTGGCCTATGGCCTTCCCATATCAGTATCCACCACCTCATCCATACAACCCCCATCCCGGCTTCCCTGACCCAGGCTACAGCTATGGAGGGGGCAGTGCAGGCAGTCAGCACAGTGAAG GGAGCCGGAGCAGTGGTTCCAATCGCAGTGGCAgtgagaggaggaaggagagagagaagactGGGGAGTCGAAGTCAGGCGGCAGCGGGAGCGAGTCAGACCACACCACGAGGAGCAGCATGCGGCGCGAGCGTGCGGCCAGCGAGCGCTCGGTGCCggccagccagcacagccagcgCAGCCAGCACTCCCTGGCTCACAGCATCCGCAGCCACCACAGCCAGCAGTCGTATGGGCCGCCCGGCCTCCCCCCTCTCTTCAGCCCCCCCATGTTGCTGATGCCTCCACCGCCGTCAGCCATGGGGCCCCCCGGGGCGCCGCCGGGCCGTGACCTGGCCTCTGTGCCCCCCGAACTGACAGCCAGTAGACAGTCCTTCCGAATGGCCATGGGCAACCCCA CAAAGAATTACGGGGTGTTTGACTTTCTCTGA
- the DVL3 gene encoding segment polarity protein dishevelled homolog DVL-3 isoform X4, translating to MAAAETKIIYHLDEQETPYLVKLPIPAERVTLGDFKGLLNRPNYKFYFKSMDDDFGVVKEEISDDNAKLPCFNGRVVSWLVSAEGSHSDAGSVCADNQTELPPSMERTGGIGDSRPPSFHPNTGGSRENLDNETETDSVVSSQRERPRRTDGPEHAPRVNGTVKGERRRDLGGYESSSTLMSSELETTSFFDSDEDDSTSRFSSSTEQSSASRLMRRHKRRRRKQKAPRIERSSSFSSITDSTMSLNIITVTLNMEKYNFLGISIVGQSNERGDGGIYIGSIMKGGAVAADGRIEPGDMLLQVNDINFENMSNDDAVRVLREIVHKPGPITLTVAKCWDPSPRGCFSLPRSEPIRPIDPAAWVSHTAAMTGTYPAYGMSPSMSTITSTSSSITSSIPETERLDDFHLSIHSDMATIVKAMASPESGLEVRDRMWLKITIPNAFIGSDVVDWLYHHVEGFTDRRESRKYASNLLKAGYIRHTVNKITFSEQCYYIFGDLCGNMANLSLHDHDGSSGASDQDTLAPLPHPGAAPWPMAFPYQYPPPHPYNPHPGFPDPGYSYGGGSAGSQHSEGSRSSGSNRSGSERRKEREKTGESKSGGSGSESDHTTRSSMRRERAASERSVPASQHSQRSQHSLAHSIRSHHSQQSYGPPGLPPLFSPPMLLMPPPPSAMGPPGAPPGRDLASVPPELTASRQSFRMAMGNPSEFFVDVM from the exons ggTGGTGAAAGAAGAGATCTCGGATGACAATGCCAAGCTTCCCTGCTTCAATGGCCGGGTGGTGTCGTGG CTGGTGTCTGCAGAGGGTTCCCATTCAGATGCTGGCTCGGTCTGTGCCGATAACCAGACAGAGCTGCCACCCTCCATGGAGCGCACAGGAGGAATTGGAGACTCCAGGCCCCCCTCTTTCCA CCCTAACACTGGGGGGAGTCGGGAGAACTTGGATAATGAGACAGAGACAGACTCGGTGGTGTCATCACAGAGGGAACGACCTCGTCGCACAGATGGGCCTGAGCATG CACCCAGGGTAAATGGGACAGTGAAGGGAGAGCGGCGCCGAGATCTGGGTGGGTACGAGAGCTCCTCCACACTCATGAGCAGCGAGCTGGAGACCACCAGCTTCTTTGATTCAGATGAAGATGACTCCACCAGCAG GTTTAGCAGTTCAACAGAGCAAAGCAGTGCTTCCCGTCTAATGAGGAGGCACAAGCGACGCCGGCGGAAACAGAAGGCTCCTCGCATTGAGCGG TCCTCATCCTTCAGCAGCATCACAGACTCCACCATGTCCCTGAACATCATCACGGTCACGCTGAATATGG AGAAATACAACTTTCTGGGCATTTCTATTGTGGGACAGAGCAATGAGCGTGGGGATGGAGGCATTTACATTGGCTCTATCATGAAGGGAGGCGCTGTGGCAGCTGATGGCAGGATTGAGCCAGGAGACATGCTCTTACAG GTAAATGACATCAACTTCGAGAACATGAGCAATGATGATGCTGTGCGAGTGCTGAGGGAGATTGTGCACAAGCCGGG GCCCATCACCCTGACTGTGGCCAAGTGCTGGGACCCCAGTCCGCGGGGCTGCTTCTCGTTACCCAGGA GTGAGCCCATCCGGCCCATCGACCCGGCAGCCTGGGTGTCTCACACGGCAGCGATGACTGGCACCTACCCAGCGTACGGTATGAGTCCATCCATGAGCACAATCACTTCCACCAGCTCCTCCATCACCAGCTCCATCCCAGAGACTGAAC GCCTCGATGACTTTCACCTGTCCATCCACAGTGACATGGCCACCATTGTCAAAGCCATGGCCTCACCAGAGTCAGGCCTCGAGGTGCGTGACCGCATGTGGCTGAAGATCACCATCCCCAATGCCTTCATTG GTTCGGATGTGGTAGATTGGCTCTATCACCACGTGGAGGGCTTTACAGACCGCCGTGAGTCCCGCAAATATGCCAGCAATCTGCTGAAGGCTGGCTACATCCGACACACCGTGAACAAGATCACCTTCTCGGAGCAGTGCTATTACATCTTCGGGGACCTCTGTGGAA ACATGGCTAATCTGTCTCTTCATGATCACGATGGTTCCAGTGGTGCCTCTGATCAGGACACTTTGGCTCCGCTCCCCCACCCAGGAGCTGCACCCTGGCCTATGGCCTTCCCATATCAGTATCCACCACCTCATCCATACAACCCCCATCCCGGCTTCCCTGACCCAGGCTACAGCTATGGAGGGGGCAGTGCAGGCAGTCAGCACAGTGAAG GGAGCCGGAGCAGTGGTTCCAATCGCAGTGGCAgtgagaggaggaaggagagagagaagactGGGGAGTCGAAGTCAGGCGGCAGCGGGAGCGAGTCAGACCACACCACGAGGAGCAGCATGCGGCGCGAGCGTGCGGCCAGCGAGCGCTCGGTGCCggccagccagcacagccagcgCAGCCAGCACTCCCTGGCTCACAGCATCCGCAGCCACCACAGCCAGCAGTCGTATGGGCCGCCCGGCCTCCCCCCTCTCTTCAGCCCCCCCATGTTGCTGATGCCTCCACCGCCGTCAGCCATGGGGCCCCCCGGGGCGCCGCCGGGCCGTGACCTGGCCTCTGTGCCCCCCGAACTGACAGCCAGTAGACAGTCCTTCCGAATGGCCATGGGCAACCCCAGTGAGTTCTTTGTGGATGTAATGTGA
- the DVL3 gene encoding segment polarity protein dishevelled homolog DVL-3 isoform X1 — MAAAETKIIYHLDEQETPYLVKLPIPAERVTLGDFKGLLNRPNYKFYFKSMDDDFGVVKEEISDDNAKLPCFNGRVVSWLVSAEGSHSDAGSVCADNQTELPPSMERTGGIGDSRPPSFHPNTGGSRENLDNETETDSVVSSQRERPRRTDGPEHAPRVNGTVKGERRRDLGGYESSSTLMSSELETTSFFDSDEDDSTSRFSSSTEQSSASRLMRRHKRRRRKQKAPRIERSSSFSSITDSTMSLNIITVTLNMEKYNFLGISIVGQSNERGDGGIYIGSIMKGGAVAADGRIEPGDMLLQVNDINFENMSNDDAVRVLREIVHKPGPITLTVAKCWDPSPRGCFSLPRIAPQRIWAGPDSPCSDPGEPIRPIDPAAWVSHTAAMTGTYPAYGMSPSMSTITSTSSSITSSIPETERLDDFHLSIHSDMATIVKAMASPESGLEVRDRMWLKITIPNAFIGSDVVDWLYHHVEGFTDRRESRKYASNLLKAGYIRHTVNKITFSEQCYYIFGDLCGNMANLSLHDHDGSSGASDQDTLAPLPHPGAAPWPMAFPYQYPPPHPYNPHPGFPDPGYSYGGGSAGSQHSEGSRSSGSNRSGSERRKEREKTGESKSGGSGSESDHTTRSSMRRERAASERSVPASQHSQRSQHSLAHSIRSHHSQQSYGPPGLPPLFSPPMLLMPPPPSAMGPPGAPPGRDLASVPPELTASRQSFRMAMGNPTKNYGVFDFL, encoded by the exons ggTGGTGAAAGAAGAGATCTCGGATGACAATGCCAAGCTTCCCTGCTTCAATGGCCGGGTGGTGTCGTGG CTGGTGTCTGCAGAGGGTTCCCATTCAGATGCTGGCTCGGTCTGTGCCGATAACCAGACAGAGCTGCCACCCTCCATGGAGCGCACAGGAGGAATTGGAGACTCCAGGCCCCCCTCTTTCCA CCCTAACACTGGGGGGAGTCGGGAGAACTTGGATAATGAGACAGAGACAGACTCGGTGGTGTCATCACAGAGGGAACGACCTCGTCGCACAGATGGGCCTGAGCATG CACCCAGGGTAAATGGGACAGTGAAGGGAGAGCGGCGCCGAGATCTGGGTGGGTACGAGAGCTCCTCCACACTCATGAGCAGCGAGCTGGAGACCACCAGCTTCTTTGATTCAGATGAAGATGACTCCACCAGCAG GTTTAGCAGTTCAACAGAGCAAAGCAGTGCTTCCCGTCTAATGAGGAGGCACAAGCGACGCCGGCGGAAACAGAAGGCTCCTCGCATTGAGCGG TCCTCATCCTTCAGCAGCATCACAGACTCCACCATGTCCCTGAACATCATCACGGTCACGCTGAATATGG AGAAATACAACTTTCTGGGCATTTCTATTGTGGGACAGAGCAATGAGCGTGGGGATGGAGGCATTTACATTGGCTCTATCATGAAGGGAGGCGCTGTGGCAGCTGATGGCAGGATTGAGCCAGGAGACATGCTCTTACAG GTAAATGACATCAACTTCGAGAACATGAGCAATGATGATGCTGTGCGAGTGCTGAGGGAGATTGTGCACAAGCCGGG GCCCATCACCCTGACTGTGGCCAAGTGCTGGGACCCCAGTCCGCGGGGCTGCTTCTCGTTACCCAGGA TTGCTCCCCAGCGGATCTGGGCTGGGCCAGACTCTCCATGCTCCGATCCGG GTGAGCCCATCCGGCCCATCGACCCGGCAGCCTGGGTGTCTCACACGGCAGCGATGACTGGCACCTACCCAGCGTACGGTATGAGTCCATCCATGAGCACAATCACTTCCACCAGCTCCTCCATCACCAGCTCCATCCCAGAGACTGAAC GCCTCGATGACTTTCACCTGTCCATCCACAGTGACATGGCCACCATTGTCAAAGCCATGGCCTCACCAGAGTCAGGCCTCGAGGTGCGTGACCGCATGTGGCTGAAGATCACCATCCCCAATGCCTTCATTG GTTCGGATGTGGTAGATTGGCTCTATCACCACGTGGAGGGCTTTACAGACCGCCGTGAGTCCCGCAAATATGCCAGCAATCTGCTGAAGGCTGGCTACATCCGACACACCGTGAACAAGATCACCTTCTCGGAGCAGTGCTATTACATCTTCGGGGACCTCTGTGGAA ACATGGCTAATCTGTCTCTTCATGATCACGATGGTTCCAGTGGTGCCTCTGATCAGGACACTTTGGCTCCGCTCCCCCACCCAGGAGCTGCACCCTGGCCTATGGCCTTCCCATATCAGTATCCACCACCTCATCCATACAACCCCCATCCCGGCTTCCCTGACCCAGGCTACAGCTATGGAGGGGGCAGTGCAGGCAGTCAGCACAGTGAAG GGAGCCGGAGCAGTGGTTCCAATCGCAGTGGCAgtgagaggaggaaggagagagagaagactGGGGAGTCGAAGTCAGGCGGCAGCGGGAGCGAGTCAGACCACACCACGAGGAGCAGCATGCGGCGCGAGCGTGCGGCCAGCGAGCGCTCGGTGCCggccagccagcacagccagcgCAGCCAGCACTCCCTGGCTCACAGCATCCGCAGCCACCACAGCCAGCAGTCGTATGGGCCGCCCGGCCTCCCCCCTCTCTTCAGCCCCCCCATGTTGCTGATGCCTCCACCGCCGTCAGCCATGGGGCCCCCCGGGGCGCCGCCGGGCCGTGACCTGGCCTCTGTGCCCCCCGAACTGACAGCCAGTAGACAGTCCTTCCGAATGGCCATGGGCAACCCCA CAAAGAATTACGGGGTGTTTGACTTTCTCTGA
- the DVL3 gene encoding segment polarity protein dishevelled homolog DVL-3 isoform X5 yields the protein MERTGGIGDSRPPSFHPNTGGSRENLDNETETDSVVSSQRERPRRTDGPEHAPRVNGTVKGERRRDLGGYESSSTLMSSELETTSFFDSDEDDSTSRFSSSTEQSSASRLMRRHKRRRRKQKAPRIERSSSFSSITDSTMSLNIITVTLNMEKYNFLGISIVGQSNERGDGGIYIGSIMKGGAVAADGRIEPGDMLLQVNDINFENMSNDDAVRVLREIVHKPGPITLTVAKCWDPSPRGCFSLPRIAPQRIWAGPDSPCSDPGEPIRPIDPAAWVSHTAAMTGTYPAYGMSPSMSTITSTSSSITSSIPETERLDDFHLSIHSDMATIVKAMASPESGLEVRDRMWLKITIPNAFIGSDVVDWLYHHVEGFTDRRESRKYASNLLKAGYIRHTVNKITFSEQCYYIFGDLCGNMANLSLHDHDGSSGASDQDTLAPLPHPGAAPWPMAFPYQYPPPHPYNPHPGFPDPGYSYGGGSAGSQHSEGSRSSGSNRSGSERRKEREKTGESKSGGSGSESDHTTRSSMRRERAASERSVPASQHSQRSQHSLAHSIRSHHSQQSYGPPGLPPLFSPPMLLMPPPPSAMGPPGAPPGRDLASVPPELTASRQSFRMAMGNPTKNYGVFDFL from the exons ATGGAGCGCACAGGAGGAATTGGAGACTCCAGGCCCCCCTCTTTCCA CCCTAACACTGGGGGGAGTCGGGAGAACTTGGATAATGAGACAGAGACAGACTCGGTGGTGTCATCACAGAGGGAACGACCTCGTCGCACAGATGGGCCTGAGCATG CACCCAGGGTAAATGGGACAGTGAAGGGAGAGCGGCGCCGAGATCTGGGTGGGTACGAGAGCTCCTCCACACTCATGAGCAGCGAGCTGGAGACCACCAGCTTCTTTGATTCAGATGAAGATGACTCCACCAGCAG GTTTAGCAGTTCAACAGAGCAAAGCAGTGCTTCCCGTCTAATGAGGAGGCACAAGCGACGCCGGCGGAAACAGAAGGCTCCTCGCATTGAGCGG TCCTCATCCTTCAGCAGCATCACAGACTCCACCATGTCCCTGAACATCATCACGGTCACGCTGAATATGG AGAAATACAACTTTCTGGGCATTTCTATTGTGGGACAGAGCAATGAGCGTGGGGATGGAGGCATTTACATTGGCTCTATCATGAAGGGAGGCGCTGTGGCAGCTGATGGCAGGATTGAGCCAGGAGACATGCTCTTACAG GTAAATGACATCAACTTCGAGAACATGAGCAATGATGATGCTGTGCGAGTGCTGAGGGAGATTGTGCACAAGCCGGG GCCCATCACCCTGACTGTGGCCAAGTGCTGGGACCCCAGTCCGCGGGGCTGCTTCTCGTTACCCAGGA TTGCTCCCCAGCGGATCTGGGCTGGGCCAGACTCTCCATGCTCCGATCCGG GTGAGCCCATCCGGCCCATCGACCCGGCAGCCTGGGTGTCTCACACGGCAGCGATGACTGGCACCTACCCAGCGTACGGTATGAGTCCATCCATGAGCACAATCACTTCCACCAGCTCCTCCATCACCAGCTCCATCCCAGAGACTGAAC GCCTCGATGACTTTCACCTGTCCATCCACAGTGACATGGCCACCATTGTCAAAGCCATGGCCTCACCAGAGTCAGGCCTCGAGGTGCGTGACCGCATGTGGCTGAAGATCACCATCCCCAATGCCTTCATTG GTTCGGATGTGGTAGATTGGCTCTATCACCACGTGGAGGGCTTTACAGACCGCCGTGAGTCCCGCAAATATGCCAGCAATCTGCTGAAGGCTGGCTACATCCGACACACCGTGAACAAGATCACCTTCTCGGAGCAGTGCTATTACATCTTCGGGGACCTCTGTGGAA ACATGGCTAATCTGTCTCTTCATGATCACGATGGTTCCAGTGGTGCCTCTGATCAGGACACTTTGGCTCCGCTCCCCCACCCAGGAGCTGCACCCTGGCCTATGGCCTTCCCATATCAGTATCCACCACCTCATCCATACAACCCCCATCCCGGCTTCCCTGACCCAGGCTACAGCTATGGAGGGGGCAGTGCAGGCAGTCAGCACAGTGAAG GGAGCCGGAGCAGTGGTTCCAATCGCAGTGGCAgtgagaggaggaaggagagagagaagactGGGGAGTCGAAGTCAGGCGGCAGCGGGAGCGAGTCAGACCACACCACGAGGAGCAGCATGCGGCGCGAGCGTGCGGCCAGCGAGCGCTCGGTGCCggccagccagcacagccagcgCAGCCAGCACTCCCTGGCTCACAGCATCCGCAGCCACCACAGCCAGCAGTCGTATGGGCCGCCCGGCCTCCCCCCTCTCTTCAGCCCCCCCATGTTGCTGATGCCTCCACCGCCGTCAGCCATGGGGCCCCCCGGGGCGCCGCCGGGCCGTGACCTGGCCTCTGTGCCCCCCGAACTGACAGCCAGTAGACAGTCCTTCCGAATGGCCATGGGCAACCCCA CAAAGAATTACGGGGTGTTTGACTTTCTCTGA
- the DVL3 gene encoding segment polarity protein dishevelled homolog DVL-3 isoform X2 — MAAAETKIIYHLDEQETPYLVKLPIPAERVTLGDFKGLLNRPNYKFYFKSMDDDFGVVKEEISDDNAKLPCFNGRVVSWLVSAEGSHSDAGSVCADNQTELPPSMERTGGIGDSRPPSFHPNTGGSRENLDNETETDSVVSSQRERPRRTDGPEHAPRVNGTVKGERRRDLGGYESSSTLMSSELETTSFFDSDEDDSTSRFSSSTEQSSASRLMRRHKRRRRKQKAPRIERSSSFSSITDSTMSLNIITVTLNMEKYNFLGISIVGQSNERGDGGIYIGSIMKGGAVAADGRIEPGDMLLQVNDINFENMSNDDAVRVLREIVHKPGPITLTVAKCWDPSPRGCFSLPRIAPQRIWAGPDSPCSDPGEPIRPIDPAAWVSHTAAMTGTYPAYGMSPSMSTITSTSSSITSSIPETERLDDFHLSIHSDMATIVKAMASPESGLEVRDRMWLKITIPNAFIGSDVVDWLYHHVEGFTDRRESRKYASNLLKAGYIRHTVNKITFSEQCYYIFGDLCGNMANLSLHDHDGSSGASDQDTLAPLPHPGAAPWPMAFPYQYPPPHPYNPHPGFPDPGYSYGGGSAGSQHSEGSRSSGSNRSGSERRKEREKTGESKSGGSGSESDHTTRSSMRRERAASERSVPASQHSQRSQHSLAHSIRSHHSQQSYGPPGLPPLFSPPMLLMPPPPSAMGPPGAPPGRDLASVPPELTASRQSFRMAMGNPSEFFVDVM, encoded by the exons ggTGGTGAAAGAAGAGATCTCGGATGACAATGCCAAGCTTCCCTGCTTCAATGGCCGGGTGGTGTCGTGG CTGGTGTCTGCAGAGGGTTCCCATTCAGATGCTGGCTCGGTCTGTGCCGATAACCAGACAGAGCTGCCACCCTCCATGGAGCGCACAGGAGGAATTGGAGACTCCAGGCCCCCCTCTTTCCA CCCTAACACTGGGGGGAGTCGGGAGAACTTGGATAATGAGACAGAGACAGACTCGGTGGTGTCATCACAGAGGGAACGACCTCGTCGCACAGATGGGCCTGAGCATG CACCCAGGGTAAATGGGACAGTGAAGGGAGAGCGGCGCCGAGATCTGGGTGGGTACGAGAGCTCCTCCACACTCATGAGCAGCGAGCTGGAGACCACCAGCTTCTTTGATTCAGATGAAGATGACTCCACCAGCAG GTTTAGCAGTTCAACAGAGCAAAGCAGTGCTTCCCGTCTAATGAGGAGGCACAAGCGACGCCGGCGGAAACAGAAGGCTCCTCGCATTGAGCGG TCCTCATCCTTCAGCAGCATCACAGACTCCACCATGTCCCTGAACATCATCACGGTCACGCTGAATATGG AGAAATACAACTTTCTGGGCATTTCTATTGTGGGACAGAGCAATGAGCGTGGGGATGGAGGCATTTACATTGGCTCTATCATGAAGGGAGGCGCTGTGGCAGCTGATGGCAGGATTGAGCCAGGAGACATGCTCTTACAG GTAAATGACATCAACTTCGAGAACATGAGCAATGATGATGCTGTGCGAGTGCTGAGGGAGATTGTGCACAAGCCGGG GCCCATCACCCTGACTGTGGCCAAGTGCTGGGACCCCAGTCCGCGGGGCTGCTTCTCGTTACCCAGGA TTGCTCCCCAGCGGATCTGGGCTGGGCCAGACTCTCCATGCTCCGATCCGG GTGAGCCCATCCGGCCCATCGACCCGGCAGCCTGGGTGTCTCACACGGCAGCGATGACTGGCACCTACCCAGCGTACGGTATGAGTCCATCCATGAGCACAATCACTTCCACCAGCTCCTCCATCACCAGCTCCATCCCAGAGACTGAAC GCCTCGATGACTTTCACCTGTCCATCCACAGTGACATGGCCACCATTGTCAAAGCCATGGCCTCACCAGAGTCAGGCCTCGAGGTGCGTGACCGCATGTGGCTGAAGATCACCATCCCCAATGCCTTCATTG GTTCGGATGTGGTAGATTGGCTCTATCACCACGTGGAGGGCTTTACAGACCGCCGTGAGTCCCGCAAATATGCCAGCAATCTGCTGAAGGCTGGCTACATCCGACACACCGTGAACAAGATCACCTTCTCGGAGCAGTGCTATTACATCTTCGGGGACCTCTGTGGAA ACATGGCTAATCTGTCTCTTCATGATCACGATGGTTCCAGTGGTGCCTCTGATCAGGACACTTTGGCTCCGCTCCCCCACCCAGGAGCTGCACCCTGGCCTATGGCCTTCCCATATCAGTATCCACCACCTCATCCATACAACCCCCATCCCGGCTTCCCTGACCCAGGCTACAGCTATGGAGGGGGCAGTGCAGGCAGTCAGCACAGTGAAG GGAGCCGGAGCAGTGGTTCCAATCGCAGTGGCAgtgagaggaggaaggagagagagaagactGGGGAGTCGAAGTCAGGCGGCAGCGGGAGCGAGTCAGACCACACCACGAGGAGCAGCATGCGGCGCGAGCGTGCGGCCAGCGAGCGCTCGGTGCCggccagccagcacagccagcgCAGCCAGCACTCCCTGGCTCACAGCATCCGCAGCCACCACAGCCAGCAGTCGTATGGGCCGCCCGGCCTCCCCCCTCTCTTCAGCCCCCCCATGTTGCTGATGCCTCCACCGCCGTCAGCCATGGGGCCCCCCGGGGCGCCGCCGGGCCGTGACCTGGCCTCTGTGCCCCCCGAACTGACAGCCAGTAGACAGTCCTTCCGAATGGCCATGGGCAACCCCAGTGAGTTCTTTGTGGATGTAATGTGA